TGAATTGATAACAGCTTGCAGAGCTCACTTGTAGCCCCGTGCACCATGTCCACCGCAGGTTGGGACTGGGCGTGGTTGGATTGTTTTAAGAATCTTGATCCGATTGGGATCCCAGACACAATCCTCTTCCAAACCACTCTTCACCATTCCACAATTGGGTGGTACCCAGGCGGTGTCATAGCCGTAGAGATGCCAGGTCTTCCGATATTGGTGGCCTTGAGAATTGATGGCGATCACTTTCCCCACATTGACCATAACCTTAATGACGGTCCTGTCAGACTCAGGGTGACCAATGGGATAGCGGCTTGCTTTCTGCAGGTCTCTGCTGAGGTAGACACCAGGGCCGAGCATCCCATCTCTAGACTGTTTAAAACCATTGGCACAGATTAATTGAGCTGCCTTCTTGGTGGTGCCATGGTACATGACATACTTTCTATCACTAACTGGCGGGAGATCGCCCAGGCGAACCACACCCTCAGGCACGTCAAAGTCATCTTCAGCCCAGTCGTACTGCATGTTGGTGTCAGGTTTCACTGTAGGAAAGAAGACTGTTAGTGTAAAGGCTTCAGAAGGATTCCAtgtgaataaaataaacatcattgtgaataaaacaataaatggAAGTTCTAGGtgtgtttagcctagcttagcacaaagactgaagaagcagagggaaactGTTAGCCTAGCTCTATCAAGTGAAGAACAaaactaagagtctacagccactaGAGGCTCTGCGTGGCGTTTAGACTGAAAAACAGGCTGTGTTGGTGGGTGGTGTTGCTTCTGATGCCGGTCAGACATACGATAATAATGAAATACGATCCAGGATGTCCTGCATTTTCACATGTAGTAACTTAATTTGGCCTTGTGCACCAGAAGTTTGGTTCTTAAAAGGACTAACGACACACGTATAACTATAGACAGAAGAATAGTAATTCAGTGTTAACGTACATTTCAGGGATAAATGTAGGGGtaaaaaatttacaaaaatattCGCAACAGTTAAAGTAGGGGTGCCAGAGGGGTATCCAGGCTACATGGGCGCAAATTCTCTGAGCAGCGAGACCTTGGTTCAATTACCGTGTGCTGCATGTCACAGGCCTCCCCAACTGCCATTGATTAACATTAGGCTTATTTTCCCTTCAGGATGAATTATAATAATTTGGTGGGCCTCTGagttttcatctagcgccatcatgaGGTCATCATTTTAATGTGTCCATGTGTACTAAATACCAGCAAAACTAacgacattcccatcagcctcggctgtgctttgtgtttagtgctgattagcaaaatgttagcatgctaacatgctaaactacaATAGTATAGGGTAGGTCCCATAATGATAAATATTAGGGCGTATTCCTGGTAAACATCAGTATATTAACATTGTTATTGTAAGCATGTACGCATACTTATGttaacatttagctcaaagcacagctGTGTCTCagcacagcctcacagagc
This window of the Sander lucioperca isolate FBNREF2018 chromosome 21, SLUC_FBN_1.2, whole genome shotgun sequence genome carries:
- the LOC116063797 gene encoding uncharacterized protein LOC116063797 encodes the protein MQYDWAEDDFDVPEGVVRLGDLPPVSDRKYVMYHGTTKKAAQLICANGFKQSRDGMLGPGVYLSRDLQKASRYPIGHPESDRTVIKVMVNVGKVIAINSQGHQYRKTWHLYGYDTAWVPPNCGMVKSGLEEDCVWDPNRIKILKTIQPRPVPTCVPLGLSVPDDRKKHVMYHGTTRQNAETIMKYVFCRSLRRGMLGPGIYLSRDLQKASAYPKHHPISDKVVVKVMVNVGKVITISYQGHPYQKTWHHYGYDTAWVPPRCGMVPSGLEEDCVWDPNRIRILKTINTRLVQCPFQPGDGDGAFGYM